In a genomic window of uncultured Flavobacterium sp.:
- a CDS encoding TIGR00730 family Rossman fold protein — MRLEDFDNDEDKVIQDRLKQKTWNEIRTNDSWAIFKIMAEFVNGYESMGRIGPCVSIFGSARTKPDDKYYLLAEKIAFKISKAGYGVITGGGPGIMEAGNKGAHLGGGTSVGLNIELPFEQHFNPYIDHDKNLNFDYFFVRKVMFVKYSQGFVVMPGGFGTLDEMFEAITLIQTKKIGKFPIILVGVEFWSGLIDWVKTVLVEKMHTVSPEDLNLFKIVDTEDEVVDVLDKFYKKYDLSPNF; from the coding sequence ATGAGATTAGAAGATTTTGATAATGATGAGGACAAAGTAATTCAGGACCGTTTGAAACAAAAAACGTGGAATGAAATTAGAACAAATGACAGCTGGGCGATTTTTAAAATCATGGCCGAATTTGTAAACGGTTATGAAAGCATGGGACGTATTGGTCCTTGTGTATCGATTTTTGGATCGGCGCGAACAAAACCAGATGATAAGTATTATTTATTGGCAGAAAAAATTGCATTCAAAATCAGTAAAGCTGGTTACGGAGTGATCACAGGAGGTGGTCCCGGAATCATGGAAGCTGGAAATAAAGGTGCACATTTAGGAGGCGGAACTTCGGTTGGTTTGAATATCGAATTGCCTTTTGAACAACACTTTAACCCTTATATTGACCACGATAAAAACCTGAATTTCGATTATTTCTTTGTGAGAAAAGTTATGTTCGTTAAATATTCGCAAGGTTTTGTGGTTATGCCAGGTGGTTTTGGAACTCTTGACGAAATGTTTGAAGCGATTACTTTGATTCAGACTAAGAAAATTGGAAAATTCCCAATTATTTTAGTTGGTGTTGAATTTTGGTCTGGATTGATTGACTGGGTAAAAACTGTTTTGGTTGAAAAAATGCATACAGTAAGTCCAGAAGATTTAAACTTATTTAAAATCGTAGATACTGAAGATGAAGTAGTTGACGTATTAGATAAATTCTACAAGAAATATGACTTAAGTCCAAATTTCTAA
- the ygiD gene encoding 4,5-DOPA dioxygenase extradiol, whose amino-acid sequence MTTLNDLHSISSTFSNTDKMPVLFLGHGSPMNAIEENQFVAGFRDLAKTLPQPNAILCVSAHWFTNGTKVTSMQMPRTIHDFGGFPQALFDVQYPAKGSPELALETQKILDPVHVDLDEHWGLDHGAWSVIKHLYPEANVPVIQLSIDYTKSGQYHFELAQKLQSLRRKGVLIIGSGNIVHNLRLVDFRNFDKDNYGYDWAIEARETVNNYLLDGNFQPLIDFEKMNKAIQLAIPTPDHYLPLLYTLGLKEKSEELSLFNDKLLAGSLSMTSVKIM is encoded by the coding sequence ATGACAACATTAAACGACTTACATTCGATTTCATCAACGTTTTCGAATACAGATAAAATGCCGGTTTTATTTTTAGGACACGGCAGCCCAATGAATGCAATTGAAGAAAATCAGTTTGTGGCTGGTTTTCGTGATCTTGCCAAAACATTGCCACAACCGAATGCAATTCTATGTGTTTCGGCGCATTGGTTTACAAACGGAACCAAAGTAACTTCGATGCAAATGCCAAGAACTATTCATGATTTTGGTGGTTTTCCGCAAGCGCTATTTGATGTGCAATATCCTGCAAAAGGAAGTCCTGAATTAGCTTTGGAAACTCAGAAAATTTTAGATCCTGTTCACGTTGATTTAGACGAACATTGGGGTTTAGATCATGGCGCCTGGAGCGTAATCAAGCATTTATATCCAGAAGCAAATGTTCCGGTAATTCAGTTGAGTATTGATTATACAAAATCAGGACAATATCATTTTGAGTTGGCTCAGAAGTTGCAATCATTACGTCGTAAAGGCGTTTTGATTATCGGAAGCGGAAATATCGTTCATAATCTTCGTCTGGTTGATTTTAGAAATTTTGATAAAGATAATTACGGTTACGATTGGGCAATTGAAGCGCGCGAAACCGTTAATAATTATTTATTAGATGGAAATTTTCAGCCTTTGATTGATTTCGAAAAAATGAACAAAGCGATTCAATTGGCGATTCCAACTCCGGATCATTATTTACCTTTATTATACACTTTAGGTTTAAAAGAAAAATCAGAAGAATTGAGTTTGTTTAATGATAAATTATTGGCTGGTTCTTTGAGTATGACTTCGGTAAAAATTATGTAG
- a CDS encoding thiamine pyrophosphate-dependent enzyme, whose amino-acid sequence MIKEKSNTTLTFEDFKTEVLNDYRIAVTSRECSLLGRKEVLTGKAKFGIFGDGKEVPQLAMAKAFKNGDFRSGYYRDQTFMMAIGELTPKQFFAGLYGHTDLDFDPMSAGRQMGGHFVTHSLNEDGSWKDLTKQKNSSADISPTAGQMPRLLGLAQASKIYRNVDGITIKDKFSVNGNEVAWGTIGNASTSEGLFFETINAAGVLQVPMVMSVWDDEYGISVHAKHQTTKENISEILKGYQRDEDSKGYDIFRVKGWDYAELVSTYERAGAIAREQHVPVLIHVNELTQPQGHSTSGSHERYKNAERLAWEKDFDCIRQMRLWMIAINIASPEELAEIDFELKKEVLEAKKEAWNSFINPIIEDQKNLLVLLEQIAEASINHKERIKKYISELSAIKSPLKKEMLVIARKILRFIEVPNSKAILSKWITDYIGTTQEKFSSNLYSDSEQNVFSVKKVLPEYAENAKADLDGRMILRDNFDALFSKYPETLIFGEDVGNIGDVNQGLEGMQEKYGELRVADVGIREATILGQGIGMALRGLRPIAEIQYLDYLLYAIQIMSDDLATLQYRTVGKQKAPLIIRTRGHRLEGIWHSGSPMGMIINAIRGIHVLVPRNMTQAAGFYNALLETDEPALVIECLNGYRLKEKTPLNFGEFKTPIGVVETLKEGSDITLVSYGSTLRLVEQAAVELLDLGIDCEVIDIQSLLPFDVNKDIVKSIAKTNRLLVIDEDVPGGASAFILQQILEDQDAYNYLDSKPQTLAAKEHRPAYGTDGDYFSKPSAEDIFEKVYSMMNEVNPSKFPSLY is encoded by the coding sequence ATGATAAAAGAAAAAAGCAATACTACATTAACATTTGAAGATTTCAAAACTGAGGTATTGAACGACTATAGAATTGCAGTTACCAGCCGCGAATGTAGTCTTTTAGGTCGTAAAGAAGTATTAACTGGTAAAGCCAAATTTGGAATATTTGGAGACGGAAAAGAAGTGCCACAGCTTGCTATGGCAAAAGCTTTTAAAAACGGAGATTTCCGTTCCGGATACTATCGCGATCAGACTTTTATGATGGCAATTGGCGAGCTGACTCCAAAGCAATTTTTTGCAGGTTTATACGGTCATACCGATTTAGATTTTGATCCAATGTCTGCAGGAAGGCAAATGGGCGGACACTTTGTAACGCACAGTTTGAACGAAGACGGATCTTGGAAAGACTTAACAAAACAAAAAAATTCAAGCGCAGATATATCTCCAACAGCCGGACAAATGCCAAGATTATTGGGATTAGCTCAAGCTTCAAAAATTTACAGAAATGTTGATGGTATTACTATCAAAGACAAATTCTCTGTAAACGGAAACGAAGTTGCATGGGGAACTATTGGAAATGCAAGTACATCTGAAGGTTTGTTTTTTGAAACCATAAATGCTGCCGGAGTTCTGCAAGTACCAATGGTTATGAGTGTTTGGGATGATGAATACGGAATTTCGGTTCACGCAAAACATCAAACTACTAAAGAAAACATCTCTGAAATCTTAAAAGGATACCAACGCGACGAAGATTCTAAAGGTTATGATATTTTTAGAGTAAAAGGTTGGGATTATGCCGAGTTAGTTTCTACTTATGAAAGAGCCGGCGCAATCGCACGCGAACAACACGTTCCTGTTTTAATTCACGTAAACGAATTAACCCAGCCACAAGGGCATTCTACTTCTGGTTCTCACGAACGTTACAAAAATGCAGAAAGACTGGCTTGGGAAAAAGATTTTGACTGTATTCGTCAGATGCGTTTATGGATGATCGCTATCAATATTGCATCGCCTGAAGAATTAGCCGAAATTGATTTTGAATTGAAAAAAGAAGTTCTGGAAGCCAAAAAAGAAGCTTGGAACTCTTTTATAAATCCAATTATTGAAGATCAAAAAAATCTTTTAGTATTATTGGAGCAAATTGCTGAGGCAAGCATCAATCATAAAGAAAGAATTAAAAAATACATCTCTGAATTAAGCGCCATAAAATCACCTTTAAAAAAGGAAATGCTTGTTATCGCAAGAAAGATTTTACGCTTTATCGAAGTTCCAAATAGTAAAGCTATACTATCAAAATGGATCACAGATTATATTGGAACTACACAAGAAAAATTCAGCAGTAATTTATATTCTGATTCAGAGCAAAATGTATTTTCAGTTAAAAAAGTACTTCCTGAATATGCTGAAAATGCAAAAGCTGACTTAGACGGACGTATGATTTTACGTGACAACTTTGACGCTTTATTTAGCAAATATCCAGAAACTTTAATCTTTGGTGAAGACGTAGGAAACATTGGTGACGTAAACCAAGGTTTAGAAGGAATGCAGGAGAAATACGGTGAACTTCGTGTTGCCGATGTTGGTATTCGTGAAGCAACTATTCTTGGACAAGGAATTGGAATGGCTTTGAGAGGCTTACGTCCTATTGCTGAGATTCAATATTTAGATTATTTACTGTATGCGATTCAAATCATGAGTGATGATTTGGCTACTTTACAATACAGAACCGTTGGAAAACAAAAAGCACCATTAATTATCAGAACCCGCGGACATCGTCTGGAAGGTATCTGGCATTCTGGTTCTCCAATGGGAATGATTATTAACGCTATACGCGGAATCCACGTTTTGGTTCCTAGAAATATGACGCAAGCGGCAGGTTTTTACAACGCTCTTTTAGAGACTGACGAACCAGCTTTAGTAATCGAATGTTTAAATGGTTACCGTTTAAAAGAAAAAACTCCGTTAAACTTTGGAGAATTCAAAACGCCAATTGGTGTAGTTGAAACTCTAAAAGAAGGTTCAGATATTACTTTAGTTTCTTACGGATCAACATTAAGATTGGTAGAACAAGCTGCAGTAGAATTATTGGATTTAGGAATTGATTGCGAAGTAATCGATATTCAATCTTTACTTCCGTTTGACGTTAACAAGGATATTGTAAAAAGTATTGCCAAAACAAATCGTCTTTTAGTAATTGACGAAGATGTTCCCGGAGGAGCTTCAGCATTTATTTTGCAACAAATTTTGGAAGATCAAGACGCTTATAATTACTTAGACAGTAAACCGCAAACCCTTGCTGCAAAAGAGCACAGACCAGCATACGGAACTGATGGTGACTATTTCTCAAAACCTTCTGCCGAAGATATTTTTGAAAAAGTATACAGCATGATGAATGAAGTTAATCCATCTAAATTCCCTAGTTTATACTAA
- a CDS encoding cupin domain-containing protein gives MNLKDKLTGVDRYFSPKIIDEVNDQYIKVAKIKGQEVPWHNHENEDELFYIIDGELLMEIENEASFTMKKGDLFVVKKGVNHRVSSVEECSIMLIESKTTEHTGKVKSNITKSIEEQTY, from the coding sequence ATGAATCTAAAAGATAAATTAACTGGTGTAGACCGATATTTTTCGCCTAAAATTATTGATGAAGTAAACGATCAATATATTAAAGTGGCCAAAATAAAAGGTCAGGAAGTTCCGTGGCATAATCATGAGAATGAAGACGAATTATTTTACATTATAGATGGTGAGCTTTTAATGGAAATTGAAAATGAAGCTTCTTTCACGATGAAAAAAGGCGATTTATTCGTTGTAAAAAAAGGCGTAAATCATCGGGTTTCATCGGTTGAGGAATGTTCTATAATGTTGATTGAATCAAAAACTACCGAACATACCGGAAAAGTTAAAAGCAACATCACTAAATCAATTGAAGAACAAACGTATTAA
- the uvrA gene encoding excinuclease ABC subunit UvrA encodes MLEKDNTIEVLGARVHNLKNIDISIPREKLVVITGLSGSGKSSLAFDTIYAEGQRRYVETFSAYARQFLGGLERPDVDKIDGLSPVIAIEQKTTSKSPRSTVGTITEIYDFLRLLYARGADAYSYNTGEKMVSYSDEQIKDLIMQDFNGKRINILAPIIRARKGHYAELFQQITKQGFLKVRVNGEVQDLVSGMKLDRYKTHDIEIVVDRMLIENTEDNQKRLAESINTAMHHGENVLMILDQDTNEVRYFSRNLMCPTTGISYQNPEPNLFSFNSPKGACPHCNGLGTVHEINVKKIIPNPKLSIKAGGFAPLGEYKSSWIFKQLEVIGEKYGFKLTDPIEKIPEEAMNMILHGGKEKFTVNSKDLGVTRDYKIDFEGISHFIKNQYDESASTTIKRWAKDFMDEINCPVCEGSRLKKEAQFFRVNGKNITELCDMDISDLTTWFQDLNTHLTDKQLLIASEVVKEIKDRLNFLMNVGLNYLALSRSSKSLSGGEAQRIRLATQIGSQLVGVLYILDEPSIGLHQRDNEKLIKSLEQLRDIGNSVIVVEHDKDMIETADYVIDIGPKAGKYGGEIISIGTPAETLKSNTITAQYLNGTMKLEIPKERRKGNGKFLKLTGATGNNLKNVSIELPLGQLICVTGVSGSGKSTLINETLYPILNAYYFNGVKKPQPYKKIEGLEHIDKVIDIDQSPIGRTPRSNPATYTEVFTEIRNLFTMTSESMIRGYKAGRFSFNVKGGRCETCEGSGVRTIEMNFLPDVYVECETCQGKRFNRETLEIRYKGKSISDVLNMTVDEAVPFFENIPKIYRKVKTIQDVGLGYITLGQQSTTLSGGEAQRIKLAGELSKKDTGNTFYILDEPTTGLHFEDIRVLMDVINKLVDKGNTILVIEHNMDVIKLADYIIDIGPEGGKGGGQLIAKGTPEEVAKSKKSYTAKFLKKELEN; translated from the coding sequence ATGTTAGAAAAAGACAATACTATTGAAGTTCTTGGTGCAAGAGTTCATAATCTGAAAAATATCGATATTTCTATTCCGCGTGAAAAACTGGTTGTAATTACCGGTCTTTCTGGTTCGGGGAAATCATCTTTGGCGTTTGATACCATTTATGCTGAAGGACAGCGTCGTTATGTTGAAACATTCTCTGCTTATGCCAGGCAGTTTCTTGGTGGTTTAGAGCGTCCTGATGTAGATAAAATTGACGGGCTTTCGCCAGTAATTGCAATTGAACAAAAAACAACCAGTAAAAGTCCGCGTTCTACCGTTGGAACTATTACTGAAATATATGATTTCCTAAGACTTTTGTACGCTCGTGGTGCTGACGCTTATAGTTACAACACTGGCGAGAAAATGGTTTCTTATTCTGATGAGCAGATTAAAGATCTAATCATGCAGGATTTTAATGGGAAACGCATCAATATTCTTGCTCCGATTATTAGAGCCAGAAAAGGTCATTATGCCGAATTATTCCAGCAAATTACCAAACAAGGTTTTCTGAAAGTTCGTGTAAATGGTGAAGTTCAGGATTTAGTTTCAGGAATGAAATTAGACCGTTACAAAACTCACGATATCGAAATTGTTGTAGACAGAATGTTGATCGAAAATACCGAAGACAATCAAAAAAGATTGGCCGAAAGTATTAATACAGCAATGCATCATGGCGAAAATGTATTGATGATTCTGGATCAGGATACAAACGAAGTACGTTATTTCAGTAGAAATTTAATGTGTCCTACAACGGGAATTTCATATCAAAATCCGGAACCAAATTTATTTTCGTTCAACTCTCCAAAAGGAGCTTGTCCGCATTGTAATGGATTAGGAACCGTTCATGAAATCAATGTTAAAAAGATTATTCCGAATCCTAAATTATCGATCAAAGCAGGAGGTTTTGCTCCGCTTGGCGAATATAAATCATCTTGGATTTTTAAGCAATTAGAAGTTATTGGAGAAAAATACGGCTTCAAATTAACAGATCCAATTGAGAAGATTCCAGAAGAAGCCATGAACATGATTTTACATGGTGGAAAAGAAAAATTCACTGTAAATTCAAAAGATTTAGGCGTAACACGCGATTATAAAATTGATTTTGAAGGAATTTCACATTTTATCAAAAATCAATATGACGAAAGTGCATCAACTACAATAAAACGTTGGGCAAAAGATTTCATGGACGAAATAAATTGTCCGGTTTGCGAAGGTTCTCGTCTTAAAAAAGAAGCTCAGTTTTTTAGAGTAAATGGAAAAAACATCACTGAATTGTGTGATATGGATATTTCTGATTTAACGACTTGGTTTCAGGATTTAAATACACATTTAACAGACAAACAACTTTTGATTGCGTCAGAAGTGGTTAAAGAAATAAAAGATCGTTTGAACTTTTTAATGAATGTTGGTTTGAATTATTTGGCTTTAAGCCGAAGTTCAAAATCACTTTCGGGAGGTGAAGCACAACGTATTCGATTAGCGACACAAATTGGTTCTCAATTAGTTGGTGTTTTATATATTTTGGATGAGCCAAGTATTGGTTTACACCAAAGAGACAACGAAAAACTGATTAAATCTTTGGAACAATTACGTGATATTGGAAATTCGGTTATTGTTGTAGAACACGACAAAGACATGATCGAAACCGCTGATTACGTTATTGATATTGGTCCGAAAGCAGGGAAATATGGAGGAGAAATCATTAGTATAGGAACTCCGGCGGAAACTTTAAAATCTAACACTATTACTGCTCAATACTTGAACGGTACAATGAAATTGGAGATTCCGAAAGAGCGAAGAAAAGGAAACGGAAAGTTCTTGAAATTGACCGGAGCAACAGGAAATAACCTAAAAAATGTTTCTATCGAATTGCCTTTAGGACAATTAATTTGCGTAACGGGAGTTTCTGGAAGTGGAAAATCGACTTTGATCAATGAGACGCTCTACCCTATTTTGAACGCTTATTATTTTAATGGTGTAAAAAAACCACAACCTTATAAAAAGATTGAAGGTCTTGAACATATTGACAAAGTAATTGATATTGACCAAAGTCCGATTGGGAGAACGCCACGTTCAAATCCAGCGACTTATACTGAAGTTTTTACCGAAATCAGAAACCTGTTTACGATGACTTCTGAAAGTATGATTCGCGGTTATAAAGCGGGACGCTTTAGTTTTAATGTAAAAGGCGGACGTTGCGAAACCTGCGAAGGTTCTGGTGTTCGTACTATTGAAATGAACTTTTTACCAGATGTTTATGTAGAATGTGAAACATGTCAGGGAAAACGTTTCAATAGAGAAACTTTAGAGATTCGATATAAAGGAAAATCAATTTCAGATGTATTGAATATGACCGTTGACGAAGCAGTTCCGTTCTTTGAAAACATTCCGAAGATTTACAGAAAAGTAAAAACAATTCAGGATGTTGGTTTAGGATATATTACTCTTGGTCAACAAAGTACAACACTTTCTGGTGGTGAAGCACAACGTATAAAACTAGCCGGAGAATTGTCTAAAAAAGATACCGGAAATACGTTTTATATTCTGGATGAACCTACAACAGGATTGCATTTTGAAGACATTCGTGTTTTAATGGATGTTATCAATAAATTGGTTGATAAAGGAAATACAATCCTTGTTATCGAACATAATATGGACGTAATAAAACTTGCCGATTATATTATTGATATTGGCCCTGAAGGCGGAAAAGGCGGCGGACAATTGATCGCCAAAGGAACTCCGGAAGAAGTTGCTAAAAGTAAAAAAAGCTATACGGCGAAGTTTTTGAAAAAGGAATTGGAGAATTAG
- the kdsB gene encoding 3-deoxy-manno-octulosonate cytidylyltransferase has protein sequence MKIIAVIPARYASTRFPAKLMQDLGGKTVILRTYEATVATKLFDDVFVVTDSDLIFDEIVNHGGKAIMSIKEHESGSDRIAEAVANLDVDIVVNVQGDEPFTEAGPLEQVLSVFKNDEDRKIDLASLMREITDEDDINNPNDVKVVVDQSQFALYFSRSVIPYPRDKDVGVRYFQHIGIYAFRKQALLDFYSLPMKSLEASEKLEQLRYLEFGKRIKMVETTHIGIGIDTAEDLEKARAILKA, from the coding sequence ATGAAAATAATAGCTGTAATTCCGGCACGATATGCTTCAACACGTTTTCCTGCGAAACTAATGCAGGATTTGGGTGGAAAAACTGTGATTTTAAGAACTTATGAAGCAACTGTTGCTACAAAATTGTTTGATGATGTATTTGTAGTAACTGATTCTGATTTGATATTTGATGAAATTGTAAATCACGGTGGAAAAGCCATTATGAGCATCAAAGAGCACGAATCCGGAAGTGATCGAATTGCTGAAGCTGTTGCGAATTTAGATGTTGATATTGTTGTAAATGTGCAAGGTGATGAACCTTTTACAGAAGCTGGACCATTAGAACAGGTTTTATCTGTTTTTAAAAATGATGAAGACCGTAAGATTGATTTGGCTTCGTTAATGCGTGAAATTACAGATGAAGACGATATAAATAACCCGAATGATGTAAAAGTGGTGGTTGATCAATCGCAATTTGCATTGTATTTTTCACGTTCAGTGATTCCATATCCTAGAGATAAAGATGTTGGTGTGCGTTATTTTCAACACATCGGGATTTATGCTTTTAGAAAACAGGCTTTGTTGGATTTTTATAGTTTACCAATGAAATCTTTGGAAGCTTCTGAGAAGTTAGAGCAATTACGATATTTAGAATTTGGAAAACGTATTAAAATGGTCGAAACAACTCATATTGGTATTGGGATTGATACGGCTGAGGATTTAGAAAAGGCTAGGGCTATATTGAAGGCTTAG
- a CDS encoding aminopeptidase, with protein sequence MEVAVNLELKTLNVKQDITFYNTSNDSLVSIVLNDWNNAFSDKNTPLARRFSDEFYRGFHLAKPAERGNTTILNLTDSDNMALEWERTDKNPDYIIVKLNRKLYPGEKIDLHLTYISKIPSDKFTRYGFTQNGGMILKNWFLSPARFENHSFTKNNNFNLDDIANASTDYQIEVKLPSSYSITTDLNSVSKDISNPSFSTYLFTGNNRTDFNFYIEKQNTFKSYDNGLVEVLSDLKTKKLDEIQKAIIIDKVATFANDFIGKYPHERILISQVDYDRNPFYGLNQLPSFISPFSDDFIFEITFLKTYLNNYLKNCLRLDPRKDNWVYDGIQIYAMMKYMEQHHSDQKMLGRLSDMKLFKSYNITNLTFNEQYSYYYMLMARKNLDQPLGDPKNTLIKFNEQIASKYRAGLSLSYLDDYLNHNIVPESVQEFYNLNKKEQTNRYDFEKILTKNSPKDIKWFFNTIIDSRDIIDYKFTNVSRTKDSVQFKIKNKTDNFVPIPVYGIKKNEVVFKKWIEPKNNDSIYEFARKSADKLVLNYDNEVPEYNQRNNWKSLKSLVITNRPIKFNFAKDLEDPYYNQILYIPTLTYNLYDGLTPGIRFHNKTILDKPFTFDINPAYSINAGTISGSSAFSWSEYYRNSTLYNVRYSLSQNYFHYAPDATYLRLNPMVQFRIREENFRDNRKQIILFRQVIVNREESKYITDNSKPNYSVFNARYTNTKTELINHFSYMNDLQLSGDFGKIAGEVEYRRLFENNHKLNLRMYAGAFIYNSTNSDYFSFGLDRPTDYLFDYNFYGRSESTGFFSQQFVMAEGGFKSKLEPAYANQWMTTLNASYSIWNWIEMYGDIGFMKSKHQSADFVYDSGIRLNLVPDYFELYFPVYSNNGWEVSQKNYDQKIRFVITLSPKTLVNLFTRKWF encoded by the coding sequence ATGGAAGTGGCGGTTAATCTCGAACTCAAAACTCTAAATGTAAAACAGGATATTACGTTTTACAACACTTCAAACGATTCGTTGGTTTCGATTGTATTGAACGATTGGAATAATGCTTTTTCGGATAAAAACACGCCGCTTGCAAGACGTTTTTCTGATGAGTTTTATAGAGGTTTTCATCTTGCTAAACCTGCTGAAAGAGGAAATACTACTATTTTGAATCTTACCGATTCTGACAATATGGCTCTTGAATGGGAAAGAACGGATAAGAATCCTGATTACATTATTGTTAAGCTAAATAGAAAATTATATCCTGGAGAAAAAATAGATTTGCACCTAACTTATATCTCTAAAATTCCGAGTGATAAATTTACGCGCTACGGTTTTACTCAAAATGGTGGAATGATTTTGAAAAACTGGTTTTTAAGTCCTGCGAGATTTGAAAATCATAGTTTTACAAAAAACAACAATTTCAATCTGGATGATATTGCTAATGCAAGTACTGATTATCAAATCGAAGTAAAACTTCCAAGCAGTTATTCTATTACAACTGATTTGAATTCGGTTTCAAAAGATATTTCGAATCCATCTTTTAGCACTTATTTATTTACTGGAAATAACAGAACTGATTTTAATTTTTATATCGAAAAACAGAATACTTTCAAGAGTTACGATAATGGTCTTGTAGAAGTACTTTCAGATTTAAAAACCAAGAAATTGGACGAGATTCAAAAAGCAATTATCATAGATAAAGTTGCCACTTTTGCGAATGATTTTATTGGAAAATATCCACATGAAAGAATATTGATTTCTCAGGTGGATTATGATAGAAATCCTTTTTATGGATTAAATCAGTTACCATCGTTTATAAGTCCGTTTAGTGATGATTTTATTTTTGAGATTACTTTCTTAAAAACGTATTTGAACAATTATCTAAAGAATTGTTTACGCTTGGATCCCAGAAAAGACAATTGGGTTTATGACGGAATTCAGATTTATGCGATGATGAAATACATGGAGCAACATCACTCGGATCAAAAAATGCTTGGACGACTTTCGGACATGAAACTCTTTAAAAGTTACAACATTACAAATCTGACTTTCAACGAGCAATACAGTTATTATTATATGCTAATGGCCAGAAAAAATTTGGATCAACCACTTGGCGACCCAAAAAATACTTTAATAAAATTCAACGAACAAATTGCGAGCAAATACCGCGCAGGTTTAAGTTTGAGTTATTTAGATGATTATTTAAATCATAATATTGTTCCTGAAAGTGTACAGGAATTTTATAATCTGAATAAAAAAGAACAAACGAATCGCTATGATTTCGAAAAAATACTAACCAAAAACAGTCCAAAAGACATCAAATGGTTTTTTAATACTATTATAGATTCACGTGATATTATTGACTATAAGTTTACGAATGTTTCGAGAACTAAAGACAGCGTTCAGTTTAAAATAAAAAATAAGACTGATAATTTTGTTCCAATTCCCGTTTACGGAATTAAGAAAAATGAAGTCGTATTCAAGAAATGGATCGAACCTAAGAATAATGATTCGATTTATGAATTTGCCCGAAAAAGCGCAGACAAACTTGTTCTGAATTACGACAATGAAGTTCCGGAATACAATCAAAGAAACAACTGGAAATCTTTGAAGAGTTTAGTTATAACCAATCGTCCTATAAAATTTAATTTTGCCAAAGATTTAGAAGATCCATATTACAATCAGATTTTATACATCCCAACGCTTACTTATAATTTATACGATGGTTTGACGCCAGGAATTCGTTTTCACAACAAAACTATTCTTGACAAACCGTTTACTTTTGACATTAATCCTGCTTATTCTATAAATGCCGGAACAATTTCTGGTTCTTCGGCTTTTTCATGGAGCGAATATTATAGAAATAGTACCTTATATAATGTGCGATATTCTTTAAGTCAAAATTATTTTCACTATGCTCCAGACGCCACTTATTTGAGATTAAATCCAATGGTTCAGTTTAGAATTCGTGAAGAAAACTTTAGAGATAATCGAAAACAAATAATTCTGTTTCGTCAGGTAATTGTAAATCGTGAAGAGAGTAAATATATAACTGATAATTCAAAACCAAATTATTCGGTTTTCAATGCGCGTTATACAAATACAAAAACCGAGTTGATTAATCATTTTAGTTATATGAATGATCTTCAACTTTCGGGAGATTTCGGAAAAATTGCCGGAGAAGTTGAATATCGCAGATTGTTCGAAAACAATCATAAATTAAATCTAAGAATGTACGCCGGAGCTTTTATATACAACTCTACAAATTCAGATTATTTTAGTTTTGGTTTAGATCGTCCAACCGATTATCTTTTCGATTATAATTTTTACGGAAGATCTGAAAGCACCGGATTCTTTAGTCAGCAATTTGTAATGGCCGAAGGTGGTTTTAAATCAAAATTAGAACCTGCATACGCCAATCAATGGATGACAACTTTGAATGCCAGTTATTCGATTTGGAACTGGATTGAAATGTACGGAGATATTGGTTTTATGAAAAGTAAGCATCAAAGTGCAGACTTTGTTTATGATAGCGGTATACGGTTAAACTTGGTTCCGGACTATTTTGAACTCTATTTTCCGGTTTATTCGAATAATGGATGGGAGGTTTCTCAAAAAAATTATGACCAAAAAATACGATTTGTGATCACTTTATCACCAAAAACATTAGTCAATCTTTTCACTAGAAAATGGTTCTAA